A genomic region of Polyangiaceae bacterium contains the following coding sequences:
- a CDS encoding uracil-DNA glycosylase, translating to MSVERPSLQVLHDELVECRRCERLVEWRESVAATKRRAYRDEVYWGRPVPGFGDPNATLVLVGLAPGAHGANRTGRMFTGDRSGDFLYAALHRAGVASQASSVARDDGLELRGVFITAPCHCAPPDNKPTPSELQACRHWLLAELRLLARARVFLALGKIGYDAIVGLSKQAALDRAAVVAKVPPFAHGGSAQIPDPRGTAAKAWLFGSYHVSQQNTQTGRLTEAMFDAVLTRALEQARR from the coding sequence ATGAGTGTCGAGCGCCCATCGCTTCAGGTTCTTCATGACGAGCTCGTCGAATGCCGACGGTGCGAGCGTCTGGTCGAGTGGCGCGAAAGCGTAGCGGCGACGAAACGTCGCGCGTACCGTGACGAAGTCTACTGGGGTCGTCCTGTCCCAGGGTTTGGCGATCCAAACGCGACGCTCGTCCTGGTGGGTCTTGCGCCGGGAGCTCACGGTGCCAATCGCACGGGACGCATGTTCACTGGAGATCGCTCGGGCGACTTTCTTTACGCCGCGTTGCACCGAGCGGGCGTGGCGTCGCAGGCTTCGAGTGTCGCGCGAGACGACGGACTCGAGCTCCGCGGCGTTTTCATTACGGCTCCCTGTCATTGCGCGCCGCCGGACAACAAGCCGACGCCGAGCGAGCTCCAGGCTTGTCGACACTGGTTGTTGGCCGAGCTTCGGCTGCTGGCACGAGCGCGAGTTTTCTTGGCTCTTGGAAAAATTGGCTACGATGCGATCGTCGGTTTGTCCAAGCAAGCAGCGCTGGATCGTGCGGCTGTGGTCGCCAAGGTTCCGCCGTTTGCCCATGGAGGGTCGGCGCAGATTCCGGATCCTCGCGGAACTGCTGCAAAGGCTTGGCTATTTGGCAGTTATCACGTCAGTCAGCAGAACACGCAGACGGGTCGGCTGACGGAGGCCATGTTCGATGCGGTCTTGACGAGAGCACTCGAGCAGGCGCGTCGCTGA
- a CDS encoding S8 family serine peptidase — protein MRTYGTRSRGSLFAVVVLANALAGHEARASWPPPAEATSKDVADPKYWPNDPDYGASAESDGQWTHYGFLPNAAAGIVRRKDEIAAGMSIDLAWRISIGDPRVIIAVTDTGVLWDKPDLLDKIFINHRELSTHKPLHADQSACGGVGEFAGFDCNGDGAFTISDYAESLSVPADDRNGNGVIDAGDLLLAFSDGIDDDGNGYADDIAGWDFAKDDNNPFDDTRAGHGTVDAAVAAASTNNGIAGAGVCPRCRVLPLRVADGLSADAQDFAQAVTYATDTGAKVVQSALQLPNMTRFAEAALAYAHAKNVLVVTATSHVGSRQNDMPATSNHTLVVHALGYDGTNAASSQSFLDARACAHYGGQGFLSASSPSCTSGVAGAVAGIAGLMASTALEHGPTPGLTAGEMQALLLNTADDVDVAESRVAGSPYQYSQYGFDERFGYGRINASRVLEAIVAKKIPAEVNITSPRWFEALYADAVGSPIAIDGLIAAPRANAYDYVVEWASGVEPSEKDFEGHIIAAQDNIDPTTKVGDATPLALLDVRHVAALIEGSSEALHPPSDHAITVRVRATAHYGGTVGDVASETRRTYFVHTDPDLAPGFPVALGDSIESSPKMADIDGDGVRDLVVLTSGGFVHAFALTKVGPTPLPGFPFQTNIVDGLASSSPPGIPSYTTAPGYTSGAVSVDVAREGFINAPAIADLDGDGTVEIVASSFAGTIYVIQSDGSSRPGFPKALPRVPSCPESPSMGPPLALCMDETNRIARGAFASPVLVDLDGDDKLDIVQAAFDGHVYAFDEAGNDVPGFPVAVNFAGAGQKPVHSRIMTTPAVADMNDDGIVDIAVGSSERVGQAGHFGALYVIDGRGMTAPFGPVLAGWPVTVTSSNIAPLFAEGLTSSPVIARFGAAAAVVAHGNGGIPFVLPSKPGPQATFGALPEFALPEHPDPMDGAKTIRGFDPADRFGPFSRVPQPNTMLGLLSSPAVGDIDQDGENDVVTAGGSASLVDRLRGDEPDDRGDHQVAAWSGATGAMLPGSPFLSEGWSSLQDHAIADLDGDDYPEIIGGSSGYLLHAYDGCGREPSGFPKFTGQWIAGTPAVGDLDDDGSLELAVGTRSGFLYVWRTRGRTDGVIAWESFHHDNRNTGNLATPLEQGVLRKAAAPLSEDACREPPPPPAFRALGGCACRTASSDEPVPPLALLLGGACVAFVRRRARR, from the coding sequence ATGCGAACGTACGGCACAAGGTCGCGCGGAAGCCTCTTTGCCGTCGTCGTTCTGGCAAACGCGCTCGCGGGTCATGAAGCTCGAGCGAGCTGGCCGCCTCCAGCCGAAGCGACCTCGAAGGATGTCGCCGATCCGAAGTACTGGCCGAACGACCCGGACTACGGCGCTTCCGCGGAAAGCGACGGTCAGTGGACGCACTACGGATTTCTGCCGAATGCGGCCGCGGGCATCGTTCGCCGCAAAGACGAAATCGCTGCCGGAATGAGCATCGATCTTGCGTGGCGCATCTCGATTGGCGATCCACGCGTCATCATCGCCGTCACCGACACCGGCGTTTTGTGGGACAAACCCGATCTCCTCGACAAGATCTTCATCAACCACCGCGAGCTCTCCACACACAAACCGCTCCATGCGGATCAATCCGCTTGCGGCGGTGTGGGCGAATTCGCTGGATTCGACTGCAACGGCGACGGCGCATTCACCATCTCCGACTACGCCGAGTCCCTGAGCGTGCCTGCGGATGATCGCAACGGCAACGGCGTGATCGATGCGGGCGATCTGCTGCTCGCCTTCTCCGACGGCATCGATGACGACGGCAATGGCTACGCCGACGACATTGCCGGTTGGGACTTCGCGAAGGATGACAACAATCCTTTCGACGACACACGCGCAGGGCATGGAACGGTCGATGCCGCCGTAGCGGCCGCATCGACGAACAACGGGATCGCGGGAGCTGGGGTTTGTCCGCGCTGCAGAGTTTTACCCTTGCGCGTGGCCGATGGCCTATCCGCCGATGCGCAGGACTTCGCGCAAGCCGTCACGTACGCGACCGACACTGGCGCGAAGGTCGTTCAGTCGGCCCTGCAATTGCCCAACATGACGCGCTTCGCGGAAGCGGCGCTCGCATACGCCCATGCGAAAAACGTTCTCGTCGTCACGGCCACGTCGCACGTTGGATCGCGCCAAAACGACATGCCTGCCACGAGCAACCACACGCTTGTGGTGCATGCTCTGGGTTACGATGGGACAAACGCCGCGTCGTCCCAGAGCTTCCTCGATGCGCGAGCGTGCGCGCACTACGGCGGCCAGGGTTTCTTGTCGGCATCGAGCCCGAGCTGCACGAGCGGCGTCGCCGGAGCGGTCGCGGGCATCGCTGGGCTCATGGCGTCCACGGCGCTCGAACACGGGCCCACGCCGGGTCTGACGGCGGGCGAGATGCAAGCGCTGCTTTTGAACACGGCTGACGACGTCGACGTGGCGGAATCGCGCGTTGCAGGATCGCCCTACCAGTATTCGCAATACGGGTTCGATGAACGTTTTGGGTACGGACGAATCAACGCGAGCCGCGTGCTCGAAGCCATCGTCGCGAAGAAAATCCCTGCGGAAGTGAACATTACGTCGCCACGTTGGTTCGAGGCGCTGTACGCGGACGCGGTGGGGAGCCCGATTGCGATCGACGGGTTGATCGCTGCGCCGCGGGCAAACGCCTATGACTACGTCGTCGAATGGGCGAGTGGTGTCGAGCCGAGCGAGAAAGACTTCGAGGGTCACATCATCGCCGCACAAGACAACATCGACCCCACGACGAAAGTCGGTGACGCGACGCCGCTCGCGCTGCTCGACGTGCGCCATGTAGCTGCGCTCATCGAGGGCAGCTCGGAAGCGCTGCATCCGCCGAGTGATCACGCCATCACGGTTCGCGTGCGAGCCACTGCGCATTACGGAGGCACGGTCGGAGACGTCGCCAGCGAGACGCGTCGCACCTACTTCGTGCACACCGATCCCGATCTTGCGCCAGGATTCCCGGTCGCACTTGGGGACAGCATCGAATCGAGCCCCAAGATGGCGGACATCGACGGCGATGGCGTGCGCGATCTCGTCGTGCTCACGAGTGGCGGCTTCGTCCATGCCTTTGCGCTCACGAAGGTTGGTCCTACCCCTCTGCCTGGTTTTCCTTTCCAAACCAACATCGTCGATGGCCTCGCTTCCTCGAGCCCTCCCGGCATTCCGAGCTATACGACAGCGCCGGGATATACATCGGGAGCGGTGAGCGTCGACGTCGCGCGTGAAGGGTTCATCAACGCCCCCGCCATTGCGGACCTCGATGGTGACGGCACCGTCGAGATCGTTGCGTCGTCGTTTGCCGGGACAATCTACGTCATCCAGAGCGACGGTTCGTCTCGGCCTGGTTTTCCCAAGGCGTTGCCGCGCGTTCCATCGTGTCCCGAGAGTCCTTCCATGGGTCCACCTCTGGCTCTTTGCATGGACGAGACAAACCGTATCGCTCGCGGCGCATTTGCGTCCCCTGTGCTCGTCGATCTCGATGGCGACGACAAACTCGACATCGTCCAAGCTGCTTTCGATGGGCACGTGTACGCCTTCGACGAAGCAGGCAATGACGTGCCTGGTTTTCCGGTGGCCGTGAACTTCGCAGGCGCCGGACAAAAGCCCGTGCACAGCCGCATCATGACGACACCGGCCGTGGCGGACATGAACGATGATGGAATCGTCGACATCGCCGTCGGCTCGAGCGAGCGCGTTGGGCAAGCGGGACACTTCGGGGCGCTCTACGTCATCGATGGTCGGGGCATGACCGCTCCATTCGGCCCCGTGCTCGCAGGCTGGCCCGTGACGGTGACGTCGTCGAACATCGCACCGCTGTTTGCCGAAGGCTTGACGAGCTCGCCCGTGATCGCCCGTTTCGGGGCAGCAGCGGCGGTGGTTGCTCATGGCAACGGCGGCATTCCTTTTGTTTTACCTTCCAAACCTGGCCCACAAGCCACGTTCGGAGCGCTTCCCGAGTTTGCCCTTCCGGAACATCCCGATCCGATGGATGGGGCCAAAACGATTCGCGGTTTCGATCCAGCCGACCGCTTTGGTCCGTTTTCGCGCGTACCGCAGCCGAACACGATGCTTGGACTGCTCTCGAGCCCTGCGGTTGGCGACATCGATCAAGATGGCGAGAACGACGTCGTCACGGCCGGTGGTTCGGCGTCGCTCGTCGATCGCTTGCGTGGCGACGAACCCGACGATCGAGGTGATCATCAGGTTGCAGCATGGAGCGGCGCAACCGGCGCCATGCTTCCAGGATCGCCCTTTTTGTCCGAAGGTTGGAGCTCTCTCCAAGATCACGCCATCGCGGACCTCGATGGCGACGACTACCCTGAAATCATCGGCGGCAGCAGCGGATATCTTTTGCATGCATACGATGGCTGCGGGCGCGAGCCTTCGGGTTTTCCCAAGTTCACGGGGCAGTGGATTGCCGGCACGCCTGCCGTTGGCGACCTCGACGACGATGGTTCGTTGGAGTTGGCCGTCGGTACGCGCAGCGGTTTCCTATACGTGTGGCGCACGCGCGGCCGCACCGACGGCGTGATTGCTTGGGAAAGCTTCCATCACGACAACCGCAACACGGGCAACCTCGCAACTCCGCTCGAGCAGGGCGTCCTGCGCAAAGCCGCCGCTCCGCTGTCGGAGGATGCTTGCCGGGAACCTCCACCTCCGCCTGCGTTTCGAGCTTTGGGTGGGTGTGCTTGTCGCACGGCAAGCAGTGACGAGCCTGTCCCGCCGCTCGCGCTGCTGCTCGGGGGCGCTTGCGTAGCCTTCGTACGACGTCGTGCACGGCGATGA
- the grxD gene encoding Grx4 family monothiol glutaredoxin, translating to MSDVNRRIQEIVDQNRVVLFMKGTKTFPQCGFSDRAVKILQAAGADFKDVNVLKDPDIRQGIKEFSNWPTIPQVYIDGKFVGGSDILAEMHQSGELQKMLTK from the coding sequence ATGAGTGACGTCAATCGAAGAATCCAAGAAATCGTCGATCAAAACCGCGTAGTGCTCTTCATGAAGGGCACCAAAACGTTCCCCCAGTGCGGATTCTCCGACCGCGCCGTGAAAATTCTCCAAGCCGCCGGCGCCGACTTCAAGGACGTCAACGTCCTCAAAGACCCGGACATCCGCCAAGGAATCAAGGAATTCTCCAACTGGCCCACGATTCCGCAAGTCTACATCGACGGAAAATTCGTCGGCGGCAGCGACATTCTCGCGGAGATGCACCAGTCCGGCGAGCTCCAAAAAATGCTCACCAAGTGA
- a CDS encoding cation-translocating P-type ATPase, with protein MCRHCARRAVETLRGLPGVLAAAVRLSRETASVRYDERVTHEREIVLAMALRGYWLSPASGAPPAERAWFDAPRLGVVLALVGNLVALSLWKPARVAPKLVWIELVFALLLILVAAPPLMTRAAAFARKGIVSSELVALGAALVALMVGLSGFVLGNGTTVMTPNFLARFGDRPDATILVALETAGAIVGFAFLGHYVHQAFARRAFADIDRAVRGRYARVRRVTPREGDVVVPCAVLAPGDRIRLVAGEVAPLDMRLDVPARVAVPGGTIVDRASGQMLARGERLASPSVTGRIEHLGGMESSAAVDAVVQNTAARIEHDALRGEGGRFESVAALALFVAAIWFALFSCIVHALLLRGPIQPGVLLAGVAVLAGASSAGFVVGLPLARIIAVMRARSAGVVIKDAAALETLAGVDFAYFDKTGTLTAGAPYVVRLSWLRSAEPSMLSDVAALEAAATHPVGRAIARHLAAICVEPAVLDEPPVVRPNGVFGMVRGVLVEVSAAEPGESVPHDIRADTSVVCFRREGQTMGIFELSDPVRLDALQALRAMWHRGIACRILSGDSAASTIALGHRLGVPAAGNMGVADKARAVRALREAGGRVLHVSDGRPETARVIAADVIVAVAPNALPDSVAAPIVLRDPSLHSLVWLVDLARALRSRTRLLLTFALAYNAVIVPLCATGFVSPIAAAALSFGALLLICLLASRLMTNPRRWYVHDKLVRHPPAPFPTSTHGHSSAGKRQEFANSSRQ; from the coding sequence GTGTGTCGCCACTGCGCTCGGCGCGCCGTGGAAACGCTGCGAGGGTTGCCCGGTGTGCTCGCAGCAGCCGTGCGTTTGTCGCGCGAAACTGCAAGCGTGCGTTACGACGAGCGCGTCACGCACGAGCGCGAGATTGTCTTGGCCATGGCGCTGCGAGGTTATTGGCTCTCGCCGGCATCGGGCGCGCCGCCTGCCGAGCGCGCGTGGTTCGATGCTCCGCGGCTCGGCGTCGTCCTCGCACTGGTAGGAAATCTCGTTGCTCTTTCGTTGTGGAAGCCCGCTCGAGTCGCACCAAAGCTCGTGTGGATCGAGCTCGTATTTGCGCTCTTGCTCATTTTGGTCGCCGCGCCCCCGCTCATGACTAGAGCCGCTGCGTTTGCACGCAAGGGAATCGTCAGCAGCGAGCTCGTCGCACTCGGGGCAGCACTCGTCGCGCTCATGGTGGGTTTGTCCGGGTTCGTGCTCGGCAACGGAACCACTGTGATGACGCCGAATTTCCTCGCTCGTTTCGGCGATAGGCCCGATGCCACCATCCTGGTCGCCCTCGAAACCGCTGGTGCCATCGTCGGGTTTGCCTTTCTCGGTCATTACGTGCACCAAGCATTCGCTCGTCGCGCATTCGCCGACATCGATCGCGCGGTGCGCGGCCGATACGCACGCGTTCGCCGTGTCACGCCGCGTGAAGGTGACGTGGTCGTCCCCTGCGCGGTGCTTGCACCGGGTGATCGCATCAGGCTCGTTGCCGGAGAAGTTGCGCCTCTCGACATGCGCCTCGATGTCCCCGCGCGCGTTGCCGTGCCCGGAGGGACCATCGTCGATCGCGCTTCGGGCCAGATGCTCGCGCGCGGCGAGCGGCTCGCGTCACCATCCGTGACGGGTCGCATCGAGCACTTGGGGGGCATGGAGTCGTCGGCGGCCGTGGATGCGGTCGTTCAAAACACGGCGGCGCGGATCGAGCATGATGCGTTGCGCGGCGAAGGGGGACGATTCGAGAGCGTCGCGGCGCTCGCGCTCTTCGTTGCGGCAATCTGGTTCGCGCTTTTTTCGTGCATCGTGCACGCATTGCTTTTGCGAGGGCCGATTCAGCCTGGGGTTCTCCTTGCAGGCGTGGCGGTACTCGCAGGCGCATCGTCGGCTGGGTTCGTCGTTGGCCTTCCTCTCGCACGCATCATCGCCGTCATGCGAGCGCGCAGCGCAGGCGTCGTCATCAAGGATGCCGCTGCTTTGGAAACGCTCGCCGGGGTCGACTTCGCCTATTTCGACAAGACGGGCACGCTCACGGCCGGCGCGCCGTACGTCGTCCGTTTGTCCTGGTTACGTTCCGCTGAACCATCGATGCTGTCCGACGTGGCTGCGCTCGAAGCAGCGGCGACGCACCCCGTGGGACGGGCGATCGCGCGGCATCTCGCTGCCATCTGCGTCGAGCCCGCGGTGCTCGACGAACCGCCCGTCGTTCGCCCGAACGGCGTTTTCGGCATGGTGCGTGGCGTGCTCGTCGAAGTTTCCGCCGCAGAACCAGGCGAAAGCGTGCCACACGACATTCGAGCCGACACGAGCGTCGTGTGCTTCCGTCGCGAAGGACAAACCATGGGCATCTTCGAGCTTTCCGACCCAGTTCGTCTCGACGCACTCCAAGCACTTCGGGCCATGTGGCATCGTGGTATCGCTTGTCGCATCCTCAGCGGCGACAGCGCGGCGTCAACCATCGCGCTCGGACATCGCCTTGGTGTGCCCGCGGCGGGCAACATGGGCGTCGCGGACAAGGCTCGTGCGGTGCGGGCCCTACGAGAAGCGGGCGGACGTGTTCTTCACGTGAGTGATGGTCGCCCCGAGACTGCACGAGTCATTGCGGCCGATGTCATTGTCGCCGTGGCGCCCAACGCCCTGCCGGACAGCGTGGCGGCTCCCATCGTTTTGCGTGATCCGAGCTTGCACTCGCTCGTGTGGCTCGTCGATCTCGCGCGTGCGCTGCGTTCACGCACGCGCCTGCTTTTGACGTTCGCGCTGGCGTACAACGCCGTGATCGTTCCGCTCTGCGCGACGGGTTTCGTCTCGCCGATCGCAGCGGCTGCCCTTTCGTTCGGTGCGCTCTTGCTCATCTGCCTTCTGGCATCGCGGCTCATGACGAACCCCCGACGGTGGTACGTACACGACAAACTCGTACGACACCCCCCCGCGCCCTTTCCGACGAGCACACACGGTCATTCTTCCGCGGGCAAAAGGCAGGAATTCGCCAATTCGAGCCGGCAGTGA